The window CCTTTTTGATAATatagaaacgcaaccttaaaaATGATgtaaaagataatgaaaaaataagaacaaataatgcacataGGTTTACGAGATTTggaaagattgcctacgtcctcggttaGATGAGATTCTGTTTTacaatcaatggagaatagggttataatgCTCGCCCTCACACCTCTAAgaattgcttacagagaaagtaaacttcgctacaaatatatcGTAAAAAACCATAATCCGAAAAAGTataaaactgccctcaaataaaaaattagaacgGGGGTTGTGCCCCTACACCCCTCTATGCAGGGGGGGCTCTTgtccccttgcaacccccatggtcCACTTACCAACAAGCGGGACTGTCACTCTGTTCTATCAGGGcacctgcaccagtactctctgaATTAAACTgtgatagaatacaagacatcatacaccaacagataCCATATAAAGTTTACATCCTAAAATATCGAACTGATAAGTGGAGGGACTTCCAGGTGCATAAGAGGGTTATAGGTCAATTAGTAGCCAATATGAGACTTAACTCCGAAAAATACTGCATATAAGTGTGGATCGAACTATCCAATCCCTTGCTTTCTAACCTGTGAATTCTCTGGCCTCCAATATTATAGTTGCCAATGTGGTGATTCATTTATTCTTCTTCAAACGACATTTAAggtgtttttgtttcttcaaaCGAAGTGATTCTCCTTCTAACAATAGTCTCCATCAACCTCCAGTGACATATTTGTCTTCCTAAGAATGAGGTGACCTTCTTATCCTTTTGTAAAGTTTGCTTTGTTAAATATAGGGTCTTGTGATTACTTTTGGTCCTTTAGGCTTAAAAAGATGATATTGAAATCTATAGGGAACTTTAATTTTCCAAGTCATTCCAATTGCACCTATCATTTTGAGAGTAGCTAGGGAGGTGGGTTGTCTTTAGATGTTACTTAATGGCTAAAGAGGAATTGATTGAGCTCAAATTTAGGCTTTTTAATGGAATGATAAGCATTCCTTGGTGGTGATTTTAGCTAAAATTTTCGGGAACAAATAACGTTGGACTGAGTTTTCTTCCACCCATAGTGAAAATTACAACTATCATTGTGAAAGTAGCTAGGGAGGGGGTTGTCTTTAGAGGCTACTTCATAGCTGAAGAGGAATTGATTGAGCTCAAATTCAGGCTTTTTATGCAATGATAAGCATTCTCATTGGTGCTGATTTTAGCTAAAATGTTCGGACCAAATAATATTGGATCCCTTCACCATGGTGAAAGAAGAATCCCTTGTGTAGGCATCGAGTTGTTTAGATGATTAAAATGAATAATATTTTCAAATTCATCATTAGAGAATGGGAGTTTATTGATGGTACAAGAATCTCATCAAATGGTCACATCACCAGTGAAATaggaattcttcctcttccatcCCACCCCACCACCCTTAGACCAAAACCATTGAAACCATTCTTGGATTACTCAAGAACCGTCCCAATTAGCACCCATAGGGTTGAAGGGCTAAATGCAACCTGTTACAACCTCCTCTCCCCCACCACCCTTTAGACCAAAACCATTGAAACCATTCTTGGATTACTCAAGAACCGTCCTAATTAGCACCCTTAGGGTTGAAGGGCTAAATGCAACCTGTTACAACctcctctcccccacccccccaaaaaaaaacaatgattgCAACCTTGCAAGTAGTAGCATCTCAAGATCCATCCATGACGATAGAGCTTCAAAAGGGGTTCAGAGAAAGCAAGGATCTGCTCAACGTATTCCCACCTGATCAAGTTGAATACCAGCCGTACCCCAAGTGAATATAACCGATTCCCAAGTACCCACTCATCTTTAGggttctttttcttccattttcagGGTATCCTTTTAAGAACAGGCCATTTGTAGGACAATACACGTCACAACTAACTTGGTGTACCTTCTACCATAAAAAACTCACTTggtgtaccaaaaaaaaaaataaaaggctttTAAAAGGACCACATCATTAGTCTTATCCTTTCAAAGGAAGGGCATTTGTAGCTGTAGGACAATACACGTCACAACTACCCTCATACCCTTGGAGAAAAGGACCACATCTTTTAAGTCTTACCCTTCAAACCTCAAAGAGAGGGCATTTGTAGCTGTAGGACAATGCACGTCACAACTACCCTGGTGCATACCCTTGGAGAAAAGACTTTCAAAAGAACCACATCTCATCTCTTAGTACCTTTAAAGAAAGGGCATTTGGAGTTGTAGGACAGCACACTGGTGTACCCTTGGAGGAAAAGGCTTTTAAAAGGGCCAGGTCTTTAGTCTCACCTGTTTTGCTTGGTAAGATGTGCTCGTTGGGGTCACAGACTCACAAACTTTGAGGTcatcaaatctaaagaaaaaggcAATGTGAAAGGTGATACCGTCATTCCACGTCAGACAGTCGTCTACGTGGACTTCCAAGTGAGAAAAATGCAACCGAGTGGGACCCACCAGATATAGCCGTTGGAGGGACGCTCCGGGAAGGCAGTCCTTAACTCATGTTCTTTCCATCCCTCCTCCACCACCTCTACTGTTCAAAACAAATATTAAGTAAAAACTAGCCGTTAGTCTTAACTGAGATAGCGCCTCTGATTTCCTCCATGATCCCACCTGACTTTTGTCGCCGATTTTATCTCCCCAAAAAacaagattctctctctctctctctctctctctctctctcttttaagaTATTCACATGCTCTACCAGACCCTCCGCCCTCGCTCCATCTACATAACCCCTCTCCCTCTGATATCTCCCCtgtttcattcttcttcaatAGATTCCCCTCTCTAGTAAAGTAAGTAGGGTAGAATCAAACgaagaagaaaagcaaaactgttctctctctctctctctctctctctctctctctggtacTCTACATATCTGCAACTGTTCTTTTAGTGACCATGGATAATCAAAATCAGGACTTCAGTGGATTTAGTAGGTACCCATTAGAGTTTCTGCAGCTCCTGAAGAAATCAAAAGCTGCCCATTGTCTGATTTCTAgtaaaaagaaggagaaatggaAGAGTCAGGCATCCTGCAAAGACCCACTTCAGCATTTTGGGTTCCCAAACAAGTTCTTCCTCTGTAAGCGCCTGTTCTTGGTTCTTCAACTACTGGCGTTAACCTTCCAATCTGTCTCGAGCCAAGGGTGGGATGGGGTCGTCGTCACTCAGGCAGACTACCAAGCTCTTCAAGCCTTCAAACACGATTTAATCGATCCTAAACGGGTCTTGCGGAGTTGGAATGATAGCGGCTATGGAGCTTGTTCAGGAGGATGGATAGGGATCAAATGCGTTAAAGGGCAGGTTATACTGATCCAGCTCCCATGGAAGGGATTGGGTGGTCGAATCTCCGAGAAGATAGGCCAACTCCCAGCACTTCGAAAGCTTAGCCTCCACGACAATAACATTGGGGGTATGATTCCTTATTCTCTGGGGTACCTTCCTGATCTCAGAGGAGTTACTCTCTTCAACAATAAACTTTCAGGTTCAATCCCTCCTTCACTTGGTTCCTGCCCTTTGCTTCAGACTCTTGATGTTAGTAACAATTCGCTAACCGGGACAATCCCTGCTAGTCTTGCTAACTCTACCAAGCTTTACAGACTCAACCTCAGCTTCAACTCTCTGACAGGTTCGATCCCAGCTGAAATCACAAGCTCCCCTTCTCTGACCTTCCTAGCTCTCCAATACAACAATCTCTCTGGTTCTATTCCTGATAACTGGGGAGGAACTCTTCAGTCTTTAACCCTCGATCATAACTCTTTCTCTGGAAGCATTCCTATTTCTTTGAGCAAGTTGAGTGGGCTAGAAGAGATTTATCTGAATCATAACCAGATAAATGGAACCATACCCAATGAAATCGGGAGGCTTTCAAGACTCCAAACACTAGACTTGTCTGATAATGCCATTCATGGAAACTTTTCTGCTAGTCTCTGCAAACTCTCCTCCCTTGTTCAATTGAGTCTCCAGAGCAACCATCTTGACAATCAAATCCCAGAAGAGGTGAACAGATTACAGAATCTATCTATTCTCAACCTGAGTAGAAACCAGTTCAAAGGCCACATACCAGAGAGTATTGGGAACATCTCCAGCCTCACCCAACTTGATTTATCCCAAAATAAACTCACAGGAGGAATTCCAGCTTCTCTAGCCAATCTGACCAATCTAAATTCTTTCAATGTCTCCTACAACCACCTCTCAGGTCCTGTTCCCTTTCTCCTATCCGAAAAATTCAACTCATCCTCTTTTGTTGGGAACCTTCAACTTTGCGGATACAGTGATTCAAACCCTTGTCCTGCTCCTCCACCACCATCaacatcaccatcaccatcaccagaGACTTCCAAGCACGGCCACCGCAAACTGAGTACCAAAGATATAATTCTCATAGCCGCCGGAGCTCTCCTCGCGATTTTGCTTTTATTGTGTTGTATCTTGCTGTGCTGTTTAATCCGGAAAAGGACTGCTTCGAAAGCAAAGGATGGTCAGACGGGTGGAACAGCTGCGGCAGCCACCAGAGGCGAGAAGGGTGCACCTGCTGCAGGAACTGAAGTTGAATCAGGGGGTGAGGCAGGAGGGAAATTAGTCCATTTTGATGGGCCATTAGTGTTCACAGCAGATGATCTTTTGTGTGCAACAGCTGAGATAATGGGGAAGAGTACTTACGGGACTGCGTATAAGGCAACATTAGAGGATGGGAAACAAGTTGCAGTGAAGAGGCTGAGGGAGAAGATTGCCAAAAGCCAAAGAGAATTTGAAGTGgaagtgaatgcattagggaaGATTCG is drawn from Macadamia integrifolia cultivar HAES 741 chromosome 7, SCU_Mint_v3, whole genome shotgun sequence and contains these coding sequences:
- the LOC122084683 gene encoding probably inactive leucine-rich repeat receptor-like protein kinase IMK2 codes for the protein MDNQNQDFSGFSRYPLEFLQLLKKSKAAHCLISSKKKEKWKSQASCKDPLQHFGFPNKFFLCKRLFLVLQLLALTFQSVSSQGWDGVVVTQADYQALQAFKHDLIDPKRVLRSWNDSGYGACSGGWIGIKCVKGQVILIQLPWKGLGGRISEKIGQLPALRKLSLHDNNIGGMIPYSLGYLPDLRGVTLFNNKLSGSIPPSLGSCPLLQTLDVSNNSLTGTIPASLANSTKLYRLNLSFNSLTGSIPAEITSSPSLTFLALQYNNLSGSIPDNWGGTLQSLTLDHNSFSGSIPISLSKLSGLEEIYLNHNQINGTIPNEIGRLSRLQTLDLSDNAIHGNFSASLCKLSSLVQLSLQSNHLDNQIPEEVNRLQNLSILNLSRNQFKGHIPESIGNISSLTQLDLSQNKLTGGIPASLANLTNLNSFNVSYNHLSGPVPFLLSEKFNSSSFVGNLQLCGYSDSNPCPAPPPPSTSPSPSPETSKHGHRKLSTKDIILIAAGALLAILLLLCCILLCCLIRKRTASKAKDGQTGGTAAAATRGEKGAPAAGTEVESGGEAGGKLVHFDGPLVFTADDLLCATAEIMGKSTYGTAYKATLEDGKQVAVKRLREKIAKSQREFEVEVNALGKIRHPNLLALRAYYLGPKGEKLLVFDFMPKGSLASFLHARGPDTPIDWPTRMNIAMGTTRGLCYLHMNENMVHGNLTSGNILLDENTNAKISDYGLSRLMTTAANSNVIATAGALGYRAPELSKLKKATTKTDVYSLGVIILELLTGKSPGQAMNGVDLPQWVASIVKEEWTNEVFDLELMRDASTTGDELLNTLKLALHCVDPSPAARPEVQQVLQQLEEIKPEIAATAASSGDDGAGVPSTSE